A region from the Streptomyces tsukubensis genome encodes:
- a CDS encoding GntR family transcriptional regulator codes for MSSSRTTGLPARDSIGGAHLSLGDQVYLEVRERIIDGRCPSGHRVVERELADELGVSRIPVREALQRLEAEGFITVRARRGAFVAPLGPAEAADFFDIRERLEALAASLAAARADAEGLRTLEKLLERARRAAGSARRNRELVSIHADFHQQIVVMAGNPLLLDLMAPLDGRLRRLFSLTTEPADGVAMCGEHERLYAAIRDGDPAAAERIARAHVSGTREAALRLLAASAAADAPAD; via the coding sequence ATGAGCAGCAGCCGGACCACCGGCCTTCCCGCCCGTGACTCCATCGGCGGGGCACACCTCTCCCTGGGCGACCAGGTGTATCTGGAGGTGCGGGAGCGGATCATCGACGGCCGCTGCCCGTCGGGGCACCGGGTCGTGGAACGGGAGCTGGCGGACGAGCTGGGGGTCTCCCGGATCCCCGTGCGCGAAGCCCTCCAGCGGCTGGAGGCGGAGGGGTTCATCACCGTCCGGGCCCGCCGGGGGGCGTTCGTCGCGCCGCTCGGCCCGGCGGAGGCGGCGGACTTCTTCGATATCCGGGAGCGGCTGGAGGCGCTGGCGGCTTCACTGGCGGCCGCGCGGGCCGACGCCGAGGGGCTGCGGACGCTGGAGAAGCTCCTCGAACGCGCCCGGCGCGCCGCGGGCTCCGCCCGCCGTAACCGTGAACTGGTCTCCATCCACGCCGACTTCCACCAGCAGATCGTGGTCATGGCGGGCAATCCGCTGCTGCTGGACCTGATGGCCCCGCTGGACGGCAGGCTCCGCAGGCTGTTCAGCCTGACCACCGAGCCCGCGGACGGCGTGGCGATGTGCGGGGAGCACGAGCGGCTCTACGCGGCCATCCGCGACGGCGATCCGGCCGCGGCGGAGCGGATCGCCCGGGCGCACGTCTCCGGAACGCGCGAGGCAGCGCTGCGCCTGCTCGCCGCTTCGGCGGCGGCGGACGCACCCGCCGACTGA
- a CDS encoding amidohydrolase: MAPHTPVLFTSVRTADGRTADLLTAGGRIAAWDPPAGPAGPLRGCVTVDAGGALALPSPVDAHIHPDKTTWGGPWLTREPAHSLRDLIDGDVRSRSRIPGSAAERSGALMDNAVAHGTRAMRAHVDVAPVYGLSSVHGVREAADARKDLLDVQIVAFPQLGLISAPGTTELLVRALSEGADILGGLDPLGVDGDLDGQLGFLFGTAVRENVPLDIHLHDGNPDGVRQLTEIARRTVDAGLEGRVTVSHAFCVADLAGEELAATARLLADAGVALTTCALGADPVLPTGPLTGHGVLVAAGSDGVRDAWSPFGDGNMVNRAHLLAYRTDARTDAELTACYDVVAQGGAALLGLEPSRLAVGDPADFVLVAAGSVPEAVVDRPVPRLVVRGGRVIARDGRLVD; encoded by the coding sequence ATGGCCCCGCACACCCCCGTTCTGTTCACCTCCGTCCGCACCGCCGACGGCCGGACCGCCGATCTGCTGACCGCAGGCGGACGGATCGCCGCCTGGGATCCACCGGCGGGCCCGGCGGGCCCGCTCCGGGGGTGCGTCACCGTCGACGCGGGTGGTGCGCTGGCGCTGCCGTCGCCGGTGGACGCGCATATCCACCCCGACAAGACGACCTGGGGCGGCCCCTGGCTGACCCGGGAGCCCGCGCACTCGCTGCGCGATCTCATCGACGGGGACGTGCGCTCCCGCTCCCGGATCCCGGGCTCGGCCGCGGAGCGCTCGGGCGCCCTGATGGACAACGCGGTCGCCCACGGCACCCGGGCCATGCGCGCCCATGTCGACGTCGCCCCGGTGTACGGACTGTCCTCGGTCCACGGGGTGCGCGAGGCCGCCGACGCCCGCAAGGACCTCCTCGACGTGCAGATCGTCGCCTTCCCCCAGCTCGGTCTGATCAGTGCGCCCGGCACCACGGAACTGCTGGTCCGGGCCCTGTCCGAGGGGGCGGACATCCTCGGCGGGCTCGACCCGCTCGGCGTCGACGGGGATCTCGACGGGCAGCTCGGCTTCCTCTTCGGCACCGCCGTACGGGAGAACGTCCCCCTCGACATCCACCTCCACGACGGCAACCCCGACGGGGTGCGCCAGCTGACGGAGATCGCCCGGCGGACGGTCGACGCGGGACTGGAGGGACGGGTGACGGTCAGCCACGCGTTCTGCGTCGCGGATCTTGCCGGGGAGGAACTGGCCGCCACGGCCCGGCTGCTCGCCGACGCCGGGGTCGCCCTCACGACCTGCGCGCTGGGCGCCGATCCGGTCCTGCCGACGGGGCCGCTCACCGGTCACGGGGTGCTGGTCGCGGCCGGTTCGGACGGGGTGCGCGACGCATGGTCGCCCTTCGGCGACGGCAATATGGTCAACCGCGCGCATCTGCTCGCGTACCGTACCGACGCCCGTACCGACGCCGAACTCACCGCCTGCTACGACGTGGTGGCCCAGGGCGGTGCCGCGCTCCTCGGTCTGGAGCCGTCCCGGCTCGCGGTCGGGGATCCGGCGGACTTCGTCCTGGTGGCCGCGGGTTCGGTGCCCGAGGCCGTGGTGGACCGGCCGGTGCCCCGGCTGGTGGTCCGCGGCGGCCGGGTGATCGCCCGGGACGGGCGGCTGGTGGACTGA
- a CDS encoding APC family permease: MNPPPTALDPSPGAAAPASGATPPPQGTDGLAKGRIGTSDLVFFVVAAAAPLTVLAGVAPFAIGIGGPATPLGYLVSGILLVFFAAGFTAMSRHVRNAGAFYAYVARGLGRTLGVGTAYLATLSYNLIAPGVAAGFGYFASTTIEDLTGAEVPWWPLATLCVLGVGVLGWLRVTLSAKVLGIALVLEVLVLLVMEVGILADRGTEAFDTTSFDPSVLASSAGMAGMFVLVIGAFTGFEATAIYAEEARDPARTVPRATFIAIGFLALFYAFSVWVLMGGFGTDTSVSMARAADGPQLTFTAAEQFVGRWLADSMHVLIVISAFAATLAFHNAAARYLYALGREGLLPRRLARVSPKQGSPAAAVVVQTVFGLVIVVGGALIGADPYGEIFLWSNSTGVLGIMVMQALAALAVVFFFRRDRQGMSVWRVVVAPLVAFAGLAVLAVLAVVHFDLLTGRTGAVNTALLVPLPVVLAIGIAVAVRIRRLDPARFARLTEVDVERD, translated from the coding sequence ATGAACCCACCGCCCACCGCCCTCGACCCGTCCCCGGGCGCCGCCGCTCCCGCCTCCGGTGCCACACCGCCCCCGCAGGGGACGGACGGTCTCGCCAAGGGCCGGATCGGCACCTCCGACCTGGTCTTCTTCGTGGTCGCCGCGGCGGCGCCGCTCACCGTGCTCGCCGGGGTCGCCCCCTTCGCCATCGGCATCGGCGGACCGGCCACCCCGCTCGGCTATCTGGTCTCCGGCATTCTGCTGGTCTTCTTCGCCGCCGGATTCACGGCGATGAGCCGTCATGTCCGCAACGCGGGTGCCTTCTACGCGTACGTCGCCCGCGGGCTGGGCCGCACCCTGGGCGTCGGCACCGCCTATCTCGCGACGCTCTCGTACAACCTCATCGCACCCGGTGTGGCCGCCGGTTTCGGCTACTTCGCCTCGACGACCATCGAGGACCTCACCGGCGCCGAGGTGCCGTGGTGGCCGCTGGCCACGCTCTGCGTCCTCGGTGTGGGGGTCCTCGGCTGGCTGCGGGTGACGCTCAGCGCCAAGGTCCTGGGCATCGCCCTGGTCCTGGAGGTGCTGGTGCTGCTGGTGATGGAGGTCGGGATCCTCGCCGACCGGGGCACCGAGGCCTTCGACACCACCTCCTTCGACCCCTCCGTGCTGGCGTCGTCCGCGGGAATGGCCGGAATGTTCGTGCTGGTCATCGGGGCGTTCACCGGTTTCGAGGCGACCGCGATCTACGCCGAGGAGGCGAGGGACCCGGCGCGTACCGTGCCCAGGGCGACCTTCATCGCCATCGGCTTCCTCGCCCTGTTCTACGCCTTCAGCGTCTGGGTGCTGATGGGCGGATTCGGGACCGACACCTCGGTCTCGATGGCCCGGGCCGCCGACGGACCCCAGCTCACTTTCACCGCGGCCGAACAGTTCGTCGGCCGCTGGCTGGCCGACTCGATGCACGTCCTGATCGTGATCAGCGCCTTCGCCGCCACCCTCGCCTTCCACAACGCGGCGGCCCGCTATCTCTACGCCCTGGGCCGTGAGGGCCTGCTGCCGCGACGGCTCGCCCGGGTCTCGCCGAAGCAGGGGTCCCCGGCCGCCGCGGTCGTCGTCCAGACGGTGTTCGGTCTGGTGATCGTGGTCGGCGGGGCGCTGATCGGCGCCGATCCGTACGGCGAGATCTTCCTCTGGTCGAACTCCACGGGCGTCCTCGGGATCATGGTGATGCAGGCCCTCGCCGCACTGGCCGTGGTCTTCTTCTTCCGCCGCGACCGGCAGGGCATGTCGGTCTGGCGGGTCGTCGTCGCCCCGCTGGTGGCCTTCGCCGGGCTCGCCGTGCTCGCGGTCCTCGCCGTCGTCCACTTCGACCTGCTCACCGGCCGTACGGGGGCGGTCAACACGGCCCTGCTGGTGCCGCTGCCCGTGGTGCTCGCCATCGGGATCGCGGTCGCGGTCCGGATCCGCCGCCTGGACCCGGCGCGGTTCGCCCGACTGACCGAAGTCGACGTCGAACGCGACTGA